In the genome of Curtobacterium sp. MCLR17_036, the window GGACAGCCGCCGACTCATCGTTTCCGCGTGGAACGTCGCGGACGTGCCGGACATGGCGCTCGCGCCCTGCCACGCGTTCTTCCAGTTCTACGTGGTCGACGGCAAGCTGTCGTGCCAGCTCTACCAGCGCAGTGCGGACATGTTCCTCGGGGTGCCGTTCAACATCGCCTCGTACGCGCTGCTCACCCACATGATCGCCGCGCAGACCGGACTCGAGGTCGGCGACTTCGTGTGGACCGGTGGCGACTGCCACGTCTACGACAACCACGTCGAGCAGGTCGAGGAGCAGCTGTCCCGCACCGCGTACGCGCTCCCGACGCTCGAGCTCGCACCGCGCGACTCGATCGACGACTACGAGTACGAGGACTTCACCGTCGTCGGCTACCACCACCACCCGTCGATCTCGGCCGCGGTCGCCGTCTGATGGCAGCCGACCGGGTCGGCATGGTCTGGGCGCGGTCCACCGCCGGCGTGATCGGCGCGGACGGCGGGATGCCCTGGCACGTCCCCGAGGACCTCGCGCACTTCCGGCAGGTCACCGGTGACGCGACCGTGGTGATGGGGCGCCGCACGTGGGAATCCCTGCCGTCGCGGTTCCGACCGCTGCCAGGACGCCGCAACGTCGTGCTGACGCGGGACCCCTCGTGGCGGGCCGACGGTGCCGAGGTCGTGCACGACCTGCGCGCCGCGCTCGACGGCTCTGGCGGTTCGGACGGCTCCGACGGCCCCGGCGGCTCGGTGTGGGTCATCGGCGGCGGCCAGGTGTACGCGGCGGCGCTCGACCTGGCCGACCGGGTCTCCGAGACCGTCATCGACCTGGACGTGCCGGGCGACACCGTCGCGCCGTCGCTCGACGGGGCCGCCGGCTGGTCGCTCGTCGACGAGGGCTCGTGGCAGGAGTCCCGCGTCGACGGCACGCGCTTCCGTTTCCTGGAGTGGCGCCGCCGCGCGTAGCGCACGCCGCGCCGCGTGCCGCGTGCCGCCGTACCGCGCCGCGTGCCGCCCTGCCGCGCCGCACTGCGCGCTGCGCGCCCCCCGTGCGGGCATCGCGCCCCGAGGAGCCGGGGCGCGACGACCGCAGCGGGGCGCGGATCAGGGCGGGGCGTGGTCGGGCGCGAGCAGTGGAACGGACGCAGGTCGGGCCTCCCGTCCGCAGGGCAGACGGAGTCCCGCCGGGCGGGAGCGTCGGCGCGCGGCTCGTGACGCGCCCCCGTGCGGGCATCGCGCCCCGAGGAGCCGGGGCGCGACGACCGCAGCGGGGCGCGAACCGGCCACACCCCTCGCGGACCCGAGCGCCAGCGCCTGACGCGACCCGGCCACCCGCTCGTCCGGAGGCGCGGGACGGACGCGATCCGGGCCTCCCGGCCGCGCCGCAGGCGGACCACCGTCCGGGCGGACTGCGGGCCCGACGCCCGACCCCGGTACGCTGGTGCCCGTGTCCCCGCGTGAGAATCCCTTCGGTCAGGTCCTCGTCGCCCTCGTGACCCCGTTCACCGCGGACGGCGAGGTCGACTGGCCCGGCGTCGAGCAGCACATCGACGACTGCATCAGCGCCGGTGCCGACGGCATCGTCGTCACCGGGACGACCGGTGAGACGAGCACGCTGACCGACCCGGAGAAGCTCCGGCTGGTCGAGGTCGGCAAGTCCGTCGCCGCGGGCCGCGCGAAGATCATCACGGGTGGCGGCTCGAACGAGACCGCGCACGCGATCCACCTGTACAAGCAGAGCGAGCGGGCCGGCGCCGACGGCGTCATGATCGTCACGCCGTACTACAACAAGCCGACCCAGGCGGGCGTGCTGACCCACTTCCGGATGATCGCGGACGCCACCGACCTGCCGGTGATCCTGTACGACATCCCCGGTCGCACGGGCATCCCGATCACGTACGAGACGATCGTGCGTGCCTCGAAGCACCCGAACATCCTCGCGGTGAAGGACGCCAAGGGCGACTTCGCCGAGGTGTCCCGCGTGCTCAACAACACCGACCTCATGTACTTCTCCGGCGACGACACGAACGTGCTCCCGCACCTGTCGATCGGCGCCACCGGCCTGATCGGTGTGACGGCGAACATCACGAGCCGGCCGTACCGCACGATCGTCGACGCCGTGAACGCCGGCGACCTGGCGACGGCGACGGCCGAGCACAAGCGTGTCGAGCCGCTCGTCCGCGCCGTGATGACGCACGTGCCCGGTACCGTGGCCGCGAAGTACATCCTGCACGGGCTCGGCCGCATCGGCAGCCCGCGCGTCCGACTGCCGCTCGTCGGCCCCGAGGACTCCGAGGCGTACGCCATCGAGACCTCGCTCGAAGCCGTGCGCGACGTGCCCGGTGCCGACTTCTCGAACTTCCGCCCCGACCGCAACGCAGCGGCCGGCGGCGCACTGCCAAAGGTGCCAGGCACCACCCGCTAGCGAACACCGCGGCGCGCAGCACGCGCGTCGCCTGAATCCGTAGGACCGAATGCCCACACAAGTCTCCACACCGCAGCCGCTCGAGAACGGCACCCTCCGCGTGATCCCCGTCGGGGGTCTCGGCGAGATCGGTCGCAACATGACCGTCTACGAGTACGAGGGCAAGCTGCTCATCGTCGACGCCGGCGTGCTCTTCCCCGAGGAGCACCAGCCCGGTGTCGACCTCATCCTCCCCGACTTCGCGCCGATCCGGGACCGCCTGGACGACGTGCTCGGCGTCGTGCTCACGCACGGCCACGAGGACCACATCGGCGCCGTCCCGTACCTGCTCAAGCTGCGCGACGACATCCCGCTGATCGGCTCCACGCTGACCCTCGCCCTCGTCGAGGCGAAGCTCAAGGAACACCGGATCAAGCCCTACACGCTCGTCGTGCAGGAGGACCAGACCGAGCAGATGGGTCCGTTCCACCTCGAGTTCGTGGCCGTGAACCACTCCATCCCGGACGCCCTGGCCGTCGCGATCACGACCCCCGCCGGTCGTGTCCTGCACACGGGTGACTTCAAGATGGACCAGCTCCCGCTGGACGACCGCATCACCGACCTCCGTGCCTTCGCGCGGCTCGGCGAGCAGGGCGTCGACCTGTTCCTGCCGGACTCCACCAACGCCGACGTGCCGGGCTTCACCGCCCCGGAGCGCGACATCGGCCCGGTGCTCGAGAACATCATCACGCGCGCCCGCAAGAAGGTCGTCGTTGCGAGCTTCTCGTCGCACGTGCACCGCGTGCAGCAGGTCCTCGACGCCGCCGCGGCCGCGAACCGCAAGGTCGCGTTCATGGGTCGCTCGATGATCCGCAACATGACGATCGCCGCCGAGCTCGGGTACCTGCGGGTGCCGGAGAACGTGCTCATCGACACGAAGAAGGCAAAGAACGTCCCCGACGACCAGATCGTCTACATGTCGACGGGGTCGCAGGGCGAGCCGATGGCCGTCCTGGCGCGCATGGCGAACCTCGAGCACCAGATCGAGATCGGCGAGGGCGACACCGTCATCCTCGCGTCGAGCCTGATCCCGGGCAACGAGAACGCCGTGTACCGCGTCATCGACGGGCTCACCAAGCTCGGCGCGAAGGTCGTGCACAAGGGCAACGCGAAGGTGCACGTCTCCGGACACGCCTCGGCCGGCGAGCTGCTCTACTGCTACAACATCCTGCGCCCGCGCAACGTGCTCCCCGTGCACGGCGAGCACCGCCACCTGTACGCGAACGCCGACCTGGCGATCCAGACGGGTGTGCCGCCGCGCAACGTGATCCTCGGGCAGGACGGCATCGTCGTCGACCTGAAGGACGGCGTCGCGACCGTCGCCGGCCAGCTCGACATCGGGTACGTCTACGTCGACGGCTCCACCGTCGGCGAGATCACCGACGCCGACCTCAAGGACCGCCGCGTCCTGTCGGAGGAGGGCTTCATCTCGATCTTCGCCGCGGTGGACTTCACCACCGGCCAGTGCGTGGTCGGCCCGGAGATCCAGTCGCGCGGCTTCGCCGAGACCGACGCCGTCTTCGACGACGTCCGACCGCAGATCGCCAAGGCGCTGTCCGAAGCGGCCGCCAACGGCACGCGCGACTCGCACGCGTTCGCGCAGGTCGTCCGTCGCACCGTCGGCCGCTGGGTGAACACGAAGCACCGCCGCCGTCCGATGATCGTCCCGGTGGTCATCGAGGCGTAGCGCGGTCCGTCGCGATCGGCCGGGAGGCCCGCCCAGCGTCCGTCAGGGACGCTGCGGCGGGCCTTCCTCGCTTTGTCCCGGGTGGGGATTAGGCTCCTGCCCATGGCCGGAGGCACCAAGTCGACCACGCGCTCGCGCGCGTCCACGTCGTCCCGTGGCAACGGGACGCGCGGTTCGTCGCGCACCCAGGCCACGACGAAGAAGCTGCCGCAGGCCGCACCGTCCCCGGTCTTCCGCGAACAGAACCCGCTCGTGACCGCCTGGCTCGCCATGGCGCACGGCGTCGGGGCGATGTTCCGCCTGCTCGGCAAGGAGACGTTGGAGAAGGACCAGCGGCGTGACGGGTTCCCGTTCCTGCTGTTCGTGCTCGCGATCGCCGGGGCCGTGGTCGAGTGGCTCAACCCGACGAACGACGTC includes:
- a CDS encoding thymidylate synthase, which gives rise to MSDSETVQPDPTVPTPYEDLLRRVLTEGTPKGDRTGTGTRSLFGAQLRYDLSQGFPLVTTKRVHFKSIAYELLWFLRGDGNATWLQEHGVRIWNEWADADGDLGPVYGVQWRSWPTPSGEHVDQIAQVIDQIRTNPDSRRLIVSAWNVADVPDMALAPCHAFFQFYVVDGKLSCQLYQRSADMFLGVPFNIASYALLTHMIAAQTGLEVGDFVWTGGDCHVYDNHVEQVEEQLSRTAYALPTLELAPRDSIDDYEYEDFTVVGYHHHPSISAAVAV
- a CDS encoding dihydrofolate reductase, with translation MAADRVGMVWARSTAGVIGADGGMPWHVPEDLAHFRQVTGDATVVMGRRTWESLPSRFRPLPGRRNVVLTRDPSWRADGAEVVHDLRAALDGSGGSDGSDGPGGSVWVIGGGQVYAAALDLADRVSETVIDLDVPGDTVAPSLDGAAGWSLVDEGSWQESRVDGTRFRFLEWRRRA
- a CDS encoding ribonuclease J, coding for MPTQVSTPQPLENGTLRVIPVGGLGEIGRNMTVYEYEGKLLIVDAGVLFPEEHQPGVDLILPDFAPIRDRLDDVLGVVLTHGHEDHIGAVPYLLKLRDDIPLIGSTLTLALVEAKLKEHRIKPYTLVVQEDQTEQMGPFHLEFVAVNHSIPDALAVAITTPAGRVLHTGDFKMDQLPLDDRITDLRAFARLGEQGVDLFLPDSTNADVPGFTAPERDIGPVLENIITRARKKVVVASFSSHVHRVQQVLDAAAAANRKVAFMGRSMIRNMTIAAELGYLRVPENVLIDTKKAKNVPDDQIVYMSTGSQGEPMAVLARMANLEHQIEIGEGDTVILASSLIPGNENAVYRVIDGLTKLGAKVVHKGNAKVHVSGHASAGELLYCYNILRPRNVLPVHGEHRHLYANADLAIQTGVPPRNVILGQDGIVVDLKDGVATVAGQLDIGYVYVDGSTVGEITDADLKDRRVLSEEGFISIFAAVDFTTGQCVVGPEIQSRGFAETDAVFDDVRPQIAKALSEAAANGTRDSHAFAQVVRRTVGRWVNTKHRRRPMIVPVVIEA
- the dapA gene encoding 4-hydroxy-tetrahydrodipicolinate synthase, whose amino-acid sequence is MSPRENPFGQVLVALVTPFTADGEVDWPGVEQHIDDCISAGADGIVVTGTTGETSTLTDPEKLRLVEVGKSVAAGRAKIITGGGSNETAHAIHLYKQSERAGADGVMIVTPYYNKPTQAGVLTHFRMIADATDLPVILYDIPGRTGIPITYETIVRASKHPNILAVKDAKGDFAEVSRVLNNTDLMYFSGDDTNVLPHLSIGATGLIGVTANITSRPYRTIVDAVNAGDLATATAEHKRVEPLVRAVMTHVPGTVAAKYILHGLGRIGSPRVRLPLVGPEDSEAYAIETSLEAVRDVPGADFSNFRPDRNAAAGGALPKVPGTTR